The nucleotide window TCTGCCCGCCGAGCGCCTTGATGATCGAGTACATCTTCGAACTCGCCTTCTCCGCCGGGGTCACACGCACGACCGCGTGCTTGCCGTCCTCACCCCATGGCCTGAGGATGTACTCGCCCGATGCCAACTTCGCGTCCACCTCGGCGAGTTTCTTCTCCCCTTTGACGGCGACGATGTCCTCGTACATCAGCCGCCGCTCGGATCCGCGCGCGTACCGGCCGAACCCGGCGCGCAGCACATCGGTCTCGACGAGCATCCGCTTGCCGTCGATGACCTCGAGCCTCGCCGGTGACTTCTTCTCCGTGAGGAACGGCCCCACCCGGCTCGCATCCCGGGCCCACACGTGCACATAGTCGTGCCCGCGCACGAACGAGGGCGCATTGCCGCCGCCCTTCGCGCGCTGATGGATGAGCGTGCCCAGCGAATTGTCCTCCCCGAAGATCTCGTGCCCGAGCAGCTGCGCCCACGCGCTCTCCTTGTCGTCGAGATGGAGGAAGAGCACCCCGTCATCGCGCATGAGTTCGCGGGCCAGCAGCAGCCGCGGCGTCATGAAGGACAGCCAACTGGCGTGATCGTGCCCGTGATCCTTGTACGTGTGCGCATTTCCCGTGTTGTACGGCGGATCGATGTAGACGACCTTGACCCGCCCGCGATGCGTGGCCAGCAGCGCCGAGAGCCCGGGCAGATTGTCGCCGATGAGAAGGAGATTCTCGCGCGGATCCGGGGTGTAAGTCGCGCCATTGCCGTCCCGCAGGCGCGGATGAGGAGCACCGTCACCGAGGCGGGGTTCCGTTGATGTGATCCCGTCACCGAGGCGGGGCTCCGTTGATGTGATCCCGTCACCGGGATTCGCCGCGGGGACGCCGGCGGAGATGAGGCGGCGACCGAGCGCGAAAGCCGTGGCCTTGCCCGGCCAGTCCAAGACCGTCGTCATCCTTCTCCTTCACCCCGAACGGTGCCAAGATTGCTGTATGAGTATTTCACGAGTGGCCATCGTCGGTGCCGGCATCCTCGGCGCCGCCGCCGCCTGCGAAGTCGCCAAGCGGTTCCCCGACGCCGAGATCACCGTCTTCGACAAAGCCGAGTCCGTCGCTGCACATCAGAGCGGTCACACCCCCGGAATCGTCGACTCCGGACTCGACCAGAAGCCCGGCTCAGCGGAGGCGAAACTCACCCGACGAGGTCTCGAGCTGCTCATTCCCTATATGGCTGAGGCAGGAGTTCCCTACCGGGAATGCGGGCAGCTGCTCATCGCCCAGAACACCGATGAGGCCGAGCGCCTCGAAGAGATCTTCGCCCGCGCCAAAGACAATGAGGTTCCAGGCGCCAGACTGCTCGAGCGTCACGAGATCGGAGCCGTCGAGCCAGCTGTCAGAGGAGTCCTCGGGCTCTTCTCACCCCATGCAGCCATCGCCGACTTCTCGGCGCTCACCGCAGCGCTCGCCTCCGATGTGCGCGCCGCCGGAGGGACATTCCGCTTCGGAACCGAGGTCACCGGATTCGACACCATGAGCAGCGAAGTCCGACTGCGCGGGCGCCCGGTTCCGGCAGATGACTCGCCGACGGGGGACGGGGTCGCAGCCGGAGAATCAGACGAGGACGACCGTGGTGCGAACACGGCCGGCGAACGGGGCGGGTCGGGTAAGGATGCCGTCGATGACCGAGGCGGCCGCGACGACCAGGTCCACGACCGCGACCAACGCGACGAACAGGTCCATGACCGTCCGCGCACCTATCGCGGAGACGAGGGCCGCGAACCCGTCATCGGCATTGCAGACGAGCTGCGCGATCGCTTCGGACAGCAGGATTGGTTCAAGCAGGCCGAATCGACTCTCGGCGAGTGGACGCAGAAGGTCTCCGACGCGTGGGCGAATCGCGACGGCTCGCGCATCGGCGACTCTGGTTCACGCACCGGTGACGCTCCCGGCGGCAGGTCGCGCAGCGAAGCGCCAGCCGAGGAAGTGCTCGGCACCTTCGACATCGTCATCGTCTGCGCCGGTCTCCAGGCCGATCGCCTCGCGGTCTCTGCGGGACTCGATGCCGAACCGAGGATCGTGCCCTTCACCAGCGACTTCTACCGAAGCCCGGCCACCGACACCGAGGTGGTCCGCGGCATCATCGGGTCCGTTCCCGACCTGCAGGCCCCGTTCACCGAAACCTCGATCGTCCGGGGACTCGACGACGGACTCATCCTCGGACCGAACACCTTCGTCGCTCTCGGCCGTGAAGCCTACGACCGGCACGGATTCGACCTCGCCGACATCACCTCGACTGCCCGGTCCAAGGGGTTCTGGAAGTTCGCCGCGCAGACTGCGAAGACAGCGGCCCGCGGAGTGAAGCCCATGGTGAGCAAAACCGCCTTCGTCGACGGAATCCGCCGCTTCGTCCCCGAACTCGACCCGAACGCCGTAGCGCCCGGGACCCGCGGAGTCCGAGCTCAGGCGATGACCGCCGAAGGCGAACTCATCGACGAGCTCACGATGACCAGGCGCGGCAGGCTGACCGTGGTCAGGTCCGTGCCGAGATGGGCGGCCACCTCGGCGCTGGCGATTGCCGAAACGATCGTCGATCGGGCCTTCGAGAACTCGGCCCGCTGAGATCTCCTCGCCGGCGATCCGTGTCGCGCTGACGCTCCCAACTGACCTGCACCGCCGCTCTGGGACGCAGACAGCTCCTATGGTAATTTAGCTTAGGCTAACCAAGCTATGAGCGAAAGTGACGATGCCTGTGCCCGCGATTCGACCCGCCTCCACGTCGACGTCTCCGATGCGGACGCTGCTCTGTCCGTGGGCGTGGTCCCCGTGGCGATGACCGAAGCTCCGGTCGAGCCCGTGATGCCGTGGGCGGAGGAGACGATCGATGAGTTCGGCGGCGACGATCCGGAGCTTTTCCACTGGTCGACCGAGGACACGATCCCATTCGAGGAGAATACCCCTGACAGCTGGCAGTCACAGGCCGAATGGGTCTCGACCGTTCTCGACGCGAAGGACCAGGGCGACAAGGCGATCGACACTGCGGCGGTCGGATCATGACCGGAACCAGTGCAGCCAGTTCTTCGGCGGAGCAGACCGGTTCGACTTCTGCCCTGTGCACGTGGACCGAAAACGGTCGTGACGAGAGTTGGTTGCTGCAGGTGGATCTGCCGGCCTCATCCATCCCCGCCGAGGCGGCTCCCGGTGACGAGCAGGAGATCTTCGTCGACCTCAACGGCGTCACCGACCGACGGAATGTGCTGGGCGGAATCATGACCCGGCACTCTGCCCGGGACGAGGGCGGCGACAGTGTCGACGGTGCCGACGCGACGAGGTATTCGATCGAGCTGCCGGTTCCGCGAGGGTATCGCGGGGCGCTTCGCTTCCTGCCCGTGCCGCGAGGACTCCAAGATGCCGACCGTCCGACCTGGCTCGATGTCCTCGAACGGGGATTCGTGCCCGTTGGTGATCACGGCCTGCGCACGGTCACGGACATGCGCAGGAAACAGGTCCTCGAGCTCGCCGCTCCCGACGCCCGACCCCTGATCTGGACCGGTGGGGACCGGCCGGCGACCGGCTCCCGCAGCGGGGCAGGCGAAGGTCTGTCCGACGTCGACGAACAGGTCATCACCCTCGGTTCCGCGCCGAGGCGGATCTGGACCCACCGACCGCAGCGAGGTCCCGCCTCGGCGCCGGTGCTCGTCGTCTTCGATGGGGAGCGGTTCATCCGCGGGGGACTGCTCGCCGCGATCGACGAACTGGTGTCCCCGCCGTCAGCGGTCATCGCCATCGACCATGCACCCGTCGGGAACGACGGCCCCGACGAGGACGCGGCCGTCGGTCAGCGCGCCGACGACCTCGTGATGAATCCGCGGTTCTGTGACGACGTGCTCGCGCTCGTTCGTCAGACGGCCCCGGAGGTCTCTGCCCGGACGATCGTCGCGGGTGCCTCGTACGGCGGACTGGCTGCGGCGTTCTTCTCGCTGCGGCATCCGAAGGAGTTCCGCGGGATCTGCCTCTCGCCGTCGTTCTGGGAAACCGACGACCAGGGGCGCAGGATCTGGGATCTCACGCCGAGCACCACCGACGATGATCCGGGCAGACTCGCAGGGGCGCCGGAGTCTCGGACGCTGGAAACCCGGACGGCGACCGCCGACCGTCCGACATTCTGTGTCGACCACGGGATTCTGGAGACGGCCATTGCGGACTCTGTCGCCGAGGCGACCGGAGAGTTCGCTGCTCGCGGCATCGACTTCGCACCTCGCCCTTTTGTCGGCGGACACGAATATCTGTGGTGGCGCGAACTCATGCTCGTCCGCCTCGCCGAAGTCCTTGCGGAATAACCCAACGCTCGTCAGACCTGGTCACGGGGGACCCGACGTGGGGGAGCCGCCTCGGCGAGGGATTGATGCACCGGTGATCGGTGCCGTCGATCAACCGGAGTGGCGTTCGAGGAATTCGTAGACCTCGGTGTCGTCGACGCCGGGCACTGCGCCGGGCGGGACGGCGGCCAGCAGGGAGGCGTGCATGCGCGCCGACGGCAGCGCCTGGTCCTCCCATTTCTCCGCGAGGTCTTCGGGTGCCTGCCGGCAGCACGAGGGGTCCGGGCATTCGGACTTCGAGCGGATCGGCGATTCCCGGCCTTCGAACCAGCGGACGTGGGCGAACGGGACGCCGACGCTGATGGCGTAGTCACCGCCGGGCAGGACGCGTGCGGTGCACCAGAACGAGCCGTGCGGGGTGTCGGTGTACTGGTAGTAGGGGCTGAAGCGGTCGGCGACGCGGAAGACCGTGCGGGAGGTGAAGCGCTTGCAGGCGAACTGGCCCTCGATCGCGCCGAGCGGGTCGGTGGGGAACGGCAGGCCGTCGTTCGAGTACGCCTTGTGGATCGTGCCCGAGTTGTGGACCTTCATGAAGTGGACGGGCAGGCCCAGATGCTCGGTGGCGAGGTTTGTGAACCGGTGGGCGGCCATCTCGTAGCCGACGCCGAACATATCGCGCAGATGCTCGACCGAGAGCACCCGCTTCCTCTTCTCCTCCTCGAGCATCGGCACGGCTGCCGACTCGGGCAGCAGGATCGCCGCGGCCAAGTAGTTCGCCTCCACGCGCTGCTCGAGGAACTCGTGGAAGTCCTTCGGGGAGTCATAGCCGAGCACGTGCGGGGCCAGACTCATGAGCAGATGGGAGCGCGGATCGAAGGCGGCATCGGCATTGGGCAGATAGAGCCGCTTGTTCGCGGTGTCCGAGATCGACCGGGTCGACTCGGGCAGGTCCGAGACGTAGTGGAGGCTGAAGCCGAGCTTCTCCGCGATGAGCGCCGTCTGCCGCTGGGAGACCGTGCCCGATTCGTAGCCGACGAGGTCGAGCAGCTCGGCGGCGGTGGCCTCGAGATCGGCGAAGTAGTTGTTCTTCTCCTTCATCCGATCCCGCAGCTCCCGGTTCGCCCGCCTCGCTTCCTCGGGAGTCGCCGCGCGGCGTTCGAGGACCTCCCCGAGCTGCCGCTGCAGACCGACGATCGCCTCGAGCGCATCGGCAGGCAGAGATTTGATCCGCACCTGCGGCAGCCCCAGGGACGAGTACATGGGCGAGGCCTGATTGCGTTCGGCCTCGAGCTCGAGAGCCTGGCGCTCATCGATCGGGGCCGGGTCGATGAGGTCGGCGACATCGGTCTTCAGCGCTTTCGCGATGGTCGCCAGGAGCGTGACAGAAGTTTCTCGCTTGCCGTTCTCGATCGTCGAGATCTGCGAGGCTGCACGCCCCACTTCCTGCCCCAGCTCGTGCAGGGTCAATCCGCGCTGCTTGCGAAAAAAGCGAATTCTTCTGCCGATGCTCAAGGGATCGGTCTGCTGCTCATCGTCCTCGAGTTCCGCTCCGATGCTGACCAAGGCGGCTCCAATCGTTTCTGTGTGCCAGTTCACATGCGTTCGAATCAGTATGACAGAACGTCGAAATTTCTGAAACCGGAAATATCGCGATTATTCATTCGGAAATTCTCTATCGAACCTCTTGCAGCCCCCTCAGACTGGATACATCAACAACCCCGAACGAACGAGAAAGTGAAGGAACATGACTGAGAACACCACGCAGAGCAACCTGCACGATGCTGAAGCCATCCGCCGCGACTGGGCGACCAACGCCCGCTGGTCGGGAGTCGCTCGTGACTACGAGCCCGAGGATGTCGTCAAACTGCGCGGATCTCTGATCGAGGAGCACACGCTGGCCCGCCACGGTGCCGAGCGCCTGTGGAACCAGATCACCTCCAGCGACATCAAGTCCGGCGAGTACGTCAACGCACTCGGCGCACTGACCGGCAACCAGGCCGTCGAGCAGGTCAAGGCCGGCCTCAACGCCATCTACCTCTCCGGCTGGCAGGTCGCCGCCGACGCGAACGCCGCCGGACAGACCTACCCCGATCAGTCGATCTACCCGGCCAACTCGGTGCCGCAGGTCGTTCGCCGCATCAACAACGCTCTGATGCGCGCCGACCAGATCGAGAGCTCGGAAGGCAACAAGAAGGTCGACGACTGGTTCGCTCCGATCGTCGCTGACGCGGAAGCCGGCTTCGGCGGTTCGATCAACGTCTACGAACTCATGCGCTCGATGATCGCGGCCGGCGCCGCCGGTGTGCACTTCGAGGATCAGCTCGGTTCCGAGAAGAAGTGCGGCCACCTCGGCGGCAAGGTCCTCGTTCCGACCTCGCAGCACATCCGCACCCTCAACGCGGCTCGCCTGGCGGCCGACGTCGAGAACGTGCCCAGCCTCGTCATCGCCCGCACCGACGCCGAGGCGGCCACGCTCATGACCTCGGACATCGATGAGCGCGATCAGCGCTTCGTCACCGGCGAACGCACCTCCGAGGGCTTCTACAAGATCACGAACGGCATCGAAGCAGGCATCGCCCGCGGACTGAACTTCGCACCGTACGCGGATCTGCTGTGGATGGAGACCTCCACTCCCGACCTCGAAGCTGCCAAGCAGTTCGCGGACGCGATCCACGCGGAGTACCCGGACCAGATGCTGGCCTACAACTGCTCGCCGTCGTTCAACTGGCGCAAGCACCTCGACGATGCGACCATCGCGAAGTTCCAGCGTGAGCTCGGCGCCATGGGCTACAAGTTCCAGTTCATCACCCTGGCCGGCTTCCACGCGCTCAACTACTCGATGTTCGACCTGGCACACGGCTACGCCCGTGAGCAGATGAAGGCCTACGTCGACCTGCAGGAGCGCGAGTTCGCCGCCGAAGAGCGCGGATACACCGCAACCCGCCACCAGCGCGAGGTCGGCACCGGCTACTTCGATCTGGTCTCGACGGCACTCAACCCTGAGTCCTCGACCACCGCTCTGGCCGGCTCGACCGAAACCGCTCAGTTCCACTGAGTTCGACCGGCTCCGCGGAGCCCCGCCCGCCCGGGCTGCACGGCCCGGGTGCGGCACCGGCCATCGGCCGCTAGGAACTCGGCGCGGATCGGCAATGTTTTCACGGGGTTTGCATTGTCGATCCGCGCCGTTGCACCACAGTCGAATCTCAACCCCGCCACGATCCCACCGGAACGCTCACGATAGAGCCGCCTCGGCGAGGATCCTCGACAGCACCGCTTTCACAGAACCGATGACTCCCGGCAGCACTGACCGGCAGCACACTACGACGGGTGAGGAGAAGCCCATGTCTTACATCAAGATCAACGCGCCGCTCGAAACCGGCTTCGGCACCGTCCTCTCGGAGTCCGCACTGACCTTTATCGCCGTACTCCACGACGAGTTCGCCGGCACCATCTCCGACCTGCTGCGCACTCGCCGCAACCGTCAGGCCGAGATGAACGGCGGGACCCTCCCGCGGTTCAAGCCCGAGACCGCCCGCATCCGCGCCGACCGGTCCTGGACCGTTGCCGGCTCGGAAGGAGCCCCCGGCTTGGAAGACCGTCGTGTCGAGCTCACCGGTCCGGTCACCGAGACCGAGGTCGTCGCCGCGCTGAACTCGCAGGCCAAGGTGTGGCTCGCCGATCTCGAAGACGCCACGAGCCCGACCTGGGCCAACATCATCGGCGGACAGGTCAACCTCTACCGCGCCATCCGCGGTCAGCTGCCCGGAGTGAACAACGACAACCAGCCGACCATCGGACTGCGTCCCCGCGGTTGGCACCTGCCGGAGAAGCATCTGCTCTACGTGGATGACAACGGCACCGAGTTCGCCGCTTCCGGTGCACTGGTCGACTTCGGTCTGTACTTCTTCCACAACGCCCGCTACCTCATCGACAGCGGCTCCGGCCCGTACTTCTACCTGCCGAAGCTCGAGTCCTCGCAGGAGGCTCGCCTGTGGAACAAGATCTTCATCCGTGCGCAGAACATGCTCGGCATCGAGCAGGGCACCATCCGCGCCACCGCGCACATCGAGACGATCACCGCGGTGTTCCAGATGGAAGAGATCCTCTTCGAACTGCGTGAGCACTGCGCCGGCCTCGAAGCCGCCGGTTGGGACTACCTGTTCTCCGTGGTGAAGAACCTTCGCAACACCACCGACTACGTGCTGCCCGACCGGGAGCGCCTGACGATGGATCTGCCGCTGATGAAGGCCTTCACCGATCGCCTGGTCGCGACCTGCCACCGTCGCGGAGCACACGCCATCGGCACCATGTCGAACCTCATGTCCGACCACCCGGACCAGGAGTTCGTGGCCGCCGAGTTCGAGCGGATGCGTGAGGACAAGGCACGCGAGGCCTGGCAGGGCTTCGACGGCACCTGGGTCGCCGACCCGGCTCTCGTGCCGGCTGCCCTGGCCGTCTTCGACGCCGCACTCGGCTCGAAGCCGCACCAGCTGGAGAACATGCGTCCCGACGTGCAGGTGACCAGTGAGAACATCCTCGACACCACCGGTCTCGAGCCGATCGTCACCGAGGAGGGCGTGCGGGTGAACATCCGTGTGGCCATCGGGTACATGAACGAATGGCTCGGCGGCAACGGCCACGTGGCACTGGAGAACCAGCTCGAGGATGTGTCGACCGCGGAGATCTGCCGCTCGCAGATCTGGCAGTGGATCCACCACGAGGTGACCCTCGACAACGGCCAGCAGCTGACTCGCCGACTGGCCGAGCGCTACCTCGGTGAGGAGCTGGCAGCGATGGAGAGCCGTCCCGACGACCACCTCGACGAGGCTGTGGAGATCTTCCGCACCACGGCCCTGGACGAGCCCTTCGCCGAGTTCCTCACGATGCCGGCCTACACCGACCACCTGGTCGACCGAGTCTCGAAGAAGGCCGCAGCCGAAGCCTCAGTCGCCTAACTCCCTACAACTGCTACCCGACGGCGCCCCAGCAACCTCTCGCTGGAGTGGTCCCCGAAAGTTGGACTGTGATCAACACAAGACAACTTGAAGGGACCACTCCATGCGTAAGGACTGTCTGATCACAGACGAACAAGCCAGGGCCGCGATCGACCTCTTCGACAAAGGGCACGGCTATGCCGCGACAGCCACGAAGCTCGACGTGCATAAACCCACGCTCAAACTCCTCCACGACCGGTGGCTGGTGCGTGGAACAATATCGGTCATGGAACCGCACCAGCCCCGCCGCATACCGGCAGAGACGAAGATCGCGACTGCGAAACGGTACCTCGACGGCGAACACAAAGTCGTCCTGGCTCAAGAGCTCGGTTTGGCGTCCTCGCGTACCGTGGTTGATTGGGCGAAGAAATACCGGGACAAGGGCGAAGACGCGTTCGTGACACCGCCGCCGGCCAAAGGCAAGACAGCACGAATACGAGCCCTCGACAACGGTCAGGACCCCGATGCTGATCCGGCACCGTCGAAGCCAGACCTGATGGCGAAGAAGACGCATGTCGAGGACATCAGCCTGGCCGAGTATCGGCAGCTGCAAGACCGGCTGCTGCGGGCTGAAGCGGAGAACGCTTACTTGAAAAAACTGCGGGCCTTGAGGCAAAAAGGGCAGCTGTGAAAGCACGCATTGTTGCCAGTCTCAAGGCAGACTATCCACTGCCATTGCTGCTGCAGGTCGCGGGTTTGGCCCGGTCGACGTTCTTCTACCACCAGAAACGATTCGACGTGAGACCCGACCCATACGCGCAGGTGAGAACCCTCATCGAGGACATCTTCGAGAAGAGTCACAAACGCTACGGGCACCGCAAGATCTGGGCTGTCTTGGTCAAACAGGGCATCACGATCGCGAAGAAGACCGTACTGCGATTAATGCGTGACATGGGTCTGCAGACCGAGGTGCGGAAGAAGAAATTCGACTCCCATCGCGGCACGGTCGGAGCCGTTGCTGACAACGTACTCAATCGGGAGTTCACCGCTGATGAACCGAACGAGAAATGGGTTTCCGACGTCACGGAATTCGCTGTTGAAGACAAGAAACTGTATCTGTCACCAGTGATCGATCTGTTCGATGCCGGTGTGGTGTCGTACTCGATGTCGACGTCACCGAACACGGCATTGACGAACGAGTCGCTGATGCGAGCCTGTCAGGGACTGCGTCCCGGGCAGACACCGCTGGTGCACACGGACCAGGGGTTTCAGTACCAGCACGTGTCCTGGGCGTCGATTCTAGCTAAGCATGGTGCTACACCGTCGATGTCGCGGAAGGGAAACTGCTGGGATAACGCGATGGCGGAGAACTTCTTCGGGCAGTTGAAGTCCGAGATGTTCTATCTGCAGAAGTTCGACACGGTCGAGGACCTCAAAGCCGCGATCAATGAGTACATTCATTGGTATAACTACGAAAGGATCTCGACACGACTTGGCGATCTTGCCCCGATGGAATATCGGAACAAGACCGCCAAGGATGGTGAGCCTATTTACGAACTATGCTGACCTCACAGCAGTCCAACTTTTGGGGACCAGTCCACGCCAGGTTGCTGGGGCGCCGTCACGATCCTTCTATGCTTGTCAAGCGGCCTCGCACCTCACGCTCGTCGCCTCGAGAAGCCGATACACATTCCGGGCCACATACCGCTTGATGCACCGAATCGTCTCCTTCTTCGACTTCCCTTCCCCGAGCCGTTTAGCCATGTACGCCCGCGTCCTCTCATCGAAGGAAAGCTTAGTGATGGCCACCATGTACAACGCGGAATTCAACTGACGATCTCCACTGCGGTTAAGCCGGAATCTCACCACGTTGCCCGACGATGCCGGGATCGGATTCGTCCCCGCCAACTTCGCGAACGCAGCCTCGGAATGCACCCGCCCGGGATGCGACCATGCCAGGTAGAACACGGCCGCGGTGATCGCACCGATGCCGGGTTGTTCCAGCAGCACAGCCGCCGGGCTGTCTTTGACCAAGGCCAGGATCCGGGTGGCGTAGTCCTTGATATCGGCATCGAGTTCGATCACGCGTTTGGCTAACCGGATCGCTTCCCGGCGCGCTTCTACCCGTGCCACAGGCTCGTTGCGAGCCCGCCACTTCGCGACCGTGCGGATCTTGGCCACAGACAGTTTCCGGCGCGCATCAATCCCGAGGTCATTGGCCCGCAACAGGCCGGTCAGCGCATTGATCGTCCGGGTTTTCTCCTGGGTCATGGACTGGCGGGCCTTGACCAGGATCCGCAGTCCCTGGCGCGGACCATCGGCCTGCCGGGGACAACGCAGTCGCGACTCGTCCATTGATAGGACGGTGTGAGCGACCCTGTAAGCATCGATGCGGTCGTCCTTGCCGGTGGCATGGCGGTCGCGGGCACTCATGCTGGCGGCCTCGGCGACCGTGTAGCCTGTTTCGGCGACGGTCTCGGCCAGGATCGCTCCGTAGGTGCCGATGCCCTCGATGACCCACAGGGTGTCCTGGTCCCCGCCGGTACGGCGACCGACCCAGTCCAAGGCCCTGGCCAGGCCGGCCTTGCTGGTGGGGAATTCGCGGGTATCGACTTGCTCACCGGTGTTGGTGAGCACGGCGTAGACGTGGTTCTTCGCGTGGGTGTCGACGCCGACGACAAACGCGTACAAATGCGAGATGATAGACATGACGGTTCGTGATTCTCCCGTGTCAGAGCGGATGTGGTCCGACCGTCGAACGGTCGGCTCCGGTCCGGGAGATAGTCACGTCGAAACACTACTGTGATGAGTCACGTTCGTTTGAGAACGGACAACCTTCTGATCAAGTTATCGATGTGGGCCGAGCCGGTGCCGACCGCCCACCAATCACCAGACAGATCGTGACGAAGACATCGTCTGAGTCAGTAGTAATTTGAGTCATGATGATTGAGGGGACGGTCAGTTCCTACTCTGCCAGCTAGTCCCAGACCAGCCACTACCCATACTCACAGTAGTTCTGGGGGAGAGTGCGGTCGATCAGGACCAGTCCTCCATGCCCTCGGGAGGCCAGGGCTGACCATCGGCCTCGGCGTTGAGCTGATAGGCGATCGCGCCGTCGATGGATTCGCGGATGATGTCGGCATGGCCGGCGTGCCGGGCCACCTCGGTGTTGAGATGCAAGAGAATCCAGCGCACGGACATGACGAAGTCCTGCGGCATCCACGGATTCGGCGGGGTCGCACTCACCGCCCCGAGGTCGACGCTGTTGTCGACGACGGTCTGTCGGACCTCATCGATGCCGGCGATGACGCGCTCGAAGATCTCCACCACCTCGGCGATGTCGAGATCCGGAACAGCGGAACTGTCGAACATTCCCTCGAGGCCGATCTCGGCATTGATCGCAGGAAACTCCTCGAAGGGGACCACGCGCTCGGGGTTCTCGACCTGCTTGAGCCAGCCGTTGACGACCTGTGCGACGTGGGCGATGAGGCCCTTGATGTTCGCAGAACTGGCTGTCGGAGTGCTGGTGGCCTGCTCATCGCTGAGGCCGCGGGCGGTGAGCTTGAGCTGAGTGCACTGCTGGGTGAGGAACGTGAAGGCTGTGTCGGTCTCGTCGGTGGTGCTGGGTGCGAAGAAGGCCATGATCTCTCCTGATTGTCCTTGCCCGAGCCGGTGTTCCGGTTCGTGTCTTCGAGTATTGAGGACTATGAGGACATATAGTGTCCGCATCAGACGGTGTGATCGAAGAAGTTCGGACATCGGACCGACAGTGCACCGAAGGGAGCCCACATGAGGTCAGAGACGAGGCTGCTGTCCCTGCTGGGGATGTTCGCGTCAGGCCGGACGTATTCGGCGCCGGAGCTCGCTGCCCATTTCGAATGCACACCCCGCACGATCAGGCGCGATATCGCCCAGCTGCGCGAACTCGGCTACGTCATCGGATCCGTGCCGGGCCTCGCCGGCGGATACCGCGCCGAGTCGCGGACCGTGCTGCCGCCGCTGCAGCTGGAGGCGGGGGAGGCATTGGCCACCGCGGTCGGCCTTGCTCTGCTGCGCGGGGCAGGGCTGGACACCGAGCACGCGGATTCGGCGACGACCAAGCTGCGGTCGATGCTGCCTGCCGCGATGCGCGCAGCCGTCGCGGACATCTCGGCCGCAGTGTCCGTGTCCGAAGGCAATGTCCCCGGCGTCGACATCGGTGCGGTCATTTCGCTCGCCTCGGCGATCAGCGCCTCGACGAT belongs to Brevibacterium spongiae and includes:
- a CDS encoding site-specific DNA-methyltransferase produces the protein MTTVLDWPGKATAFALGRRLISAGVPAANPGDGITSTEPRLGDGITSTEPRLGDGAPHPRLRDGNGATYTPDPRENLLLIGDNLPGLSALLATHRGRVKVVYIDPPYNTGNAHTYKDHGHDHASWLSFMTPRLLLARELMRDDGVLFLHLDDKESAWAQLLGHEIFGEDNSLGTLIHQRAKGGGNAPSFVRGHDYVHVWARDASRVGPFLTEKKSPARLEVIDGKRMLVETDVLRAGFGRYARGSERRLMYEDIVAVKGEKKLAEVDAKLASGEYILRPWGEDGKHAVVRVTPAEKASSKMYSIIKALGGQNDLEPLGLGGVFSYPKPVELVKALVASQTFFDPEAIVLDFFAGSGTTAQAVMAANERDSGSRSFVLVQTPEPLRSKNAKAVVTGAGSVAGDAGAGDDGAGVAGRSGAAGRAGGDAAFPTISELTAERIRRAADIHAPGLQFAQLEVADGERPAATPIS
- a CDS encoding FAD-dependent oxidoreductase; this encodes MSISRVAIVGAGILGAAAACEVAKRFPDAEITVFDKAESVAAHQSGHTPGIVDSGLDQKPGSAEAKLTRRGLELLIPYMAEAGVPYRECGQLLIAQNTDEAERLEEIFARAKDNEVPGARLLERHEIGAVEPAVRGVLGLFSPHAAIADFSALTAALASDVRAAGGTFRFGTEVTGFDTMSSEVRLRGRPVPADDSPTGDGVAAGESDEDDRGANTAGERGGSGKDAVDDRGGRDDQVHDRDQRDEQVHDRPRTYRGDEGREPVIGIADELRDRFGQQDWFKQAESTLGEWTQKVSDAWANRDGSRIGDSGSRTGDAPGGRSRSEAPAEEVLGTFDIVIVCAGLQADRLAVSAGLDAEPRIVPFTSDFYRSPATDTEVVRGIIGSVPDLQAPFTETSIVRGLDDGLILGPNTFVALGREAYDRHGFDLADITSTARSKGFWKFAAQTAKTAARGVKPMVSKTAFVDGIRRFVPELDPNAVAPGTRGVRAQAMTAEGELIDELTMTRRGRLTVVRSVPRWAATSALAIAETIVDRAFENSAR
- a CDS encoding alpha/beta hydrolase, which gives rise to MTGTSAASSSAEQTGSTSALCTWTENGRDESWLLQVDLPASSIPAEAAPGDEQEIFVDLNGVTDRRNVLGGIMTRHSARDEGGDSVDGADATRYSIELPVPRGYRGALRFLPVPRGLQDADRPTWLDVLERGFVPVGDHGLRTVTDMRRKQVLELAAPDARPLIWTGGDRPATGSRSGAGEGLSDVDEQVITLGSAPRRIWTHRPQRGPASAPVLVVFDGERFIRGGLLAAIDELVSPPSAVIAIDHAPVGNDGPDEDAAVGQRADDLVMNPRFCDDVLALVRQTAPEVSARTIVAGASYGGLAAAFFSLRHPKEFRGICLSPSFWETDDQGRRIWDLTPSTTDDDPGRLAGAPESRTLETRTATADRPTFCVDHGILETAIADSVAEATGEFAARGIDFAPRPFVGGHEYLWWRELMLVRLAEVLAE
- a CDS encoding XRE family transcriptional regulator produces the protein MVSIGAELEDDEQQTDPLSIGRRIRFFRKQRGLTLHELGQEVGRAASQISTIENGKRETSVTLLATIAKALKTDVADLIDPAPIDERQALELEAERNQASPMYSSLGLPQVRIKSLPADALEAIVGLQRQLGEVLERRAATPEEARRANRELRDRMKEKNNYFADLEATAAELLDLVGYESGTVSQRQTALIAEKLGFSLHYVSDLPESTRSISDTANKRLYLPNADAAFDPRSHLLMSLAPHVLGYDSPKDFHEFLEQRVEANYLAAAILLPESAAVPMLEEEKRKRVLSVEHLRDMFGVGYEMAAHRFTNLATEHLGLPVHFMKVHNSGTIHKAYSNDGLPFPTDPLGAIEGQFACKRFTSRTVFRVADRFSPYYQYTDTPHGSFWCTARVLPGGDYAISVGVPFAHVRWFEGRESPIRSKSECPDPSCCRQAPEDLAEKWEDQALPSARMHASLLAAVPPGAVPGVDDTEVYEFLERHSG
- the aceA gene encoding isocitrate lyase, which produces MTENTTQSNLHDAEAIRRDWATNARWSGVARDYEPEDVVKLRGSLIEEHTLARHGAERLWNQITSSDIKSGEYVNALGALTGNQAVEQVKAGLNAIYLSGWQVAADANAAGQTYPDQSIYPANSVPQVVRRINNALMRADQIESSEGNKKVDDWFAPIVADAEAGFGGSINVYELMRSMIAAGAAGVHFEDQLGSEKKCGHLGGKVLVPTSQHIRTLNAARLAADVENVPSLVIARTDAEAATLMTSDIDERDQRFVTGERTSEGFYKITNGIEAGIARGLNFAPYADLLWMETSTPDLEAAKQFADAIHAEYPDQMLAYNCSPSFNWRKHLDDATIAKFQRELGAMGYKFQFITLAGFHALNYSMFDLAHGYAREQMKAYVDLQEREFAAEERGYTATRHQREVGTGYFDLVSTALNPESSTTALAGSTETAQFH